From a single Asticcacaulis sp. MM231 genomic region:
- a CDS encoding TetR/AcrR family transcriptional regulator, with protein sequence MTRPRNREATRAALLKAAKTTLAEQGFQVFGINAVARQAGCDKQLIYRYFDGLEGLLEAIGQDVAQWIGAATDNGTSSQDETYTEKMIRFADVYLLALRASPLMQKILLWELSAPAEQVKPLAEARGKAMFLWMKRARGDAIPPPGADYALINASVVAIIHQMVLSSSVSGGFSGLPLQSEADWQRLRDGLKAFLSRLYAVPA encoded by the coding sequence ATGACCCGCCCCAGAAACCGTGAAGCGACGCGCGCAGCGCTGTTGAAAGCCGCCAAGACAACTCTTGCCGAGCAAGGCTTTCAGGTATTCGGTATCAATGCGGTAGCCCGTCAGGCAGGTTGCGACAAACAGCTTATCTATCGCTATTTCGATGGGCTTGAAGGGTTGCTGGAGGCCATAGGTCAGGATGTGGCGCAGTGGATCGGGGCGGCGACTGACAACGGGACCTCTTCACAGGACGAAACCTACACCGAAAAGATGATCCGCTTCGCCGATGTCTATTTGCTGGCCCTTCGCGCCAGCCCGTTGATGCAGAAAATTCTGCTGTGGGAACTCTCCGCCCCCGCCGAACAGGTCAAGCCGCTGGCCGAGGCGCGCGGCAAGGCGATGTTCCTGTGGATGAAGCGGGCACGTGGCGACGCCATTCCGCCCCCGGGCGCCGACTACGCCCTGATCAATGCCTCGGTCGTTGCCATCATTCATCAGATGGTCCTGTCCTCAAGCGTTTCGGGCGGCTTTTCCGGCCTGCCCCTGCAATCAGAGGCTGACTGGCAGCGCCTGCGCGATGGCCTGAAAGCGTTTCTTTCGCGACTCTATGCGGTTCCGGCCTGA
- a CDS encoding alpha-2-macroglobulin, giving the protein MIDWHNRTLIAGAAAVLIAGFGIGFLTDHALSSNAKHKAEAAASGEVGKPATGLFGKLRDKNAPRAGDARPAGFAVWHQNLDTSGPSPKACVEFSKPLDPAKPYGDYVVVSPALPNAPAVSVKDATLCVSGLDFVDRRITLLKGLPGKGNDELKANADLDFSFGEKPPYVGFAGNGVILPREEADGVAVETVNVSALAFEVWHVSDRNLVRKSVSAPDPVAEGEYDYAYGDDAADDIGVKIWTGKVAVKTGNGERVTTVFPLGAVLKTLKAGAYVIKVRDASGGRDKKSDDEPAQARRWVLYTDMALTTYKGQNGLDVVVRSLKTAKPLSGVKVDLVATNGDTLGEVRSGADGRASFNGALLKGKDALTPKMIMAYGGADDFTAVDLDRSPMDLTSHGVGGRSEAGETGTGRANATGVDSYMYSDRGIYRPGETVRLVAMVRDPEGKAIKDRKGFIVVTRPSGVEAFRFSFEKTPLGFASVNVNLPKSAPRGQWAARVELVGMDEAAGSTSFAVEDFAPQRLGVDIKADATKPLLSAGETRPVTVAARYLYGAIGSGLQVTGEARIRADGNPFPKFTDYSFGDETKPYEEKYVDLPATTTDGQGNALFPFDAALAGDTTEPLTVLLTASVFEPGGRPVRESQTLRIKTAPLYLGVKVDQKDGSWKDAPRMAFNIIGLTPQGDKRAVKGATVKLISEIWDYDWYISDGKWNWRSTHRDVVVSTKAYDLNANTGASFERNLDWGDYRLEVEVPGQAKTVTRFSSGWGSTQKGTDAPDFVRITTGNKSYNQGDTVEVTLKGPYKGEAQIAVATDHLIDLKTVSIGENGTTVRLKTSAAWGGGAYVMVSVMQPRDPVTASKPRRAIGLVYVPLDPKSRKLGLKVLASDQPQRPQTDKNGRNFIDVPVQVSGVKLGDRARVSIAVVDQGILNLTKFKSPDPVGWYFGKRALGVDYNDDYGRLLDPNLGAAAPTYGGDQLGGEGLTTTPIRTIALWSGVVQTGLDGKAYVRLPIEKFNGELRVMAVAWTDDAVGSVDSRMIIREPVVVDLALPRFLAPGDKAFATLELDNTDGKPGLYTAIVKGLQGLVVAFEKAFNLDKGQRVIESIAINAPNRTGVSSVQIGLNGQGYAFNDSFNLQTRNGWGPQTRVATASQAVNTVWTPPADLLAGLQPGSATVEVSYSPFRNIDPAPLAANLAKYPYGCTEQVTSAAMPWLFVSELLVGKTAAKPGNAALKVAVDKILDRQSEDGAFGLWRPGDGNADGFIGAYATDFLLEAKARGVYVPQEAIDKSLNAMRQMARPDGYANVNYRLSVPSSWNWFGVSGEKLTKQMRSRASAYSLYVLAKAHSGDLARLRWYHDVQFKEEQSPLARAQVAAGLAMMGDRARARQSFREAIKSLGYTDPNDWYQTPLRDLAGVIALAYEAGEDDIARSLTARLENAMKSPSQMNTIESAYVLKAASYMLKATGPVKIQPQGVKALPGGLNVQRFGIGALASAQLKNTGAGAIWRTVTVIGTPLSAPGAESHGISLVKTYYALDGSRLDPSNITQGQKILVVIAGRSDRAELRPIVVDDALPAGFEIESTLTNEDAQNGPFRFVGELTALKVSEARDDRFIAALDVSSSNSFTLAYIARAVTQGDFYLPGAEAKDFYRPETFGRTAGGRTVISAR; this is encoded by the coding sequence ATGATCGACTGGCACAACCGGACCCTTATCGCGGGCGCCGCGGCGGTATTGATTGCCGGTTTCGGCATCGGCTTCCTCACCGATCATGCACTCAGCAGCAATGCCAAACACAAGGCCGAGGCGGCGGCCTCCGGCGAGGTCGGCAAGCCGGCCACCGGCCTGTTTGGCAAGCTGCGCGATAAAAACGCCCCGCGCGCCGGCGATGCGCGCCCGGCCGGGTTTGCCGTCTGGCACCAGAACCTCGACACCAGCGGCCCGTCGCCCAAGGCCTGCGTCGAATTCTCCAAGCCGCTCGATCCGGCCAAGCCCTATGGCGACTATGTCGTTGTCTCGCCCGCCCTGCCCAATGCGCCGGCCGTTTCGGTGAAGGACGCCACCCTGTGCGTTTCCGGTCTCGATTTCGTCGATCGCCGCATCACCCTGCTCAAAGGCCTGCCCGGCAAGGGCAATGACGAACTGAAAGCCAATGCCGATCTCGATTTCAGCTTCGGTGAGAAGCCGCCCTATGTCGGCTTCGCCGGCAATGGTGTCATCCTGCCGCGTGAGGAAGCCGATGGCGTGGCGGTCGAAACCGTCAATGTGTCGGCCCTGGCGTTCGAGGTCTGGCATGTATCTGACCGCAACCTGGTGAGAAAGTCGGTCTCCGCGCCCGATCCGGTGGCCGAGGGCGAATATGATTATGCCTATGGTGACGATGCCGCCGACGATATCGGCGTCAAGATCTGGACCGGCAAGGTGGCGGTGAAGACCGGCAATGGCGAACGCGTCACGACCGTGTTTCCGCTCGGTGCGGTGTTGAAAACACTGAAGGCCGGCGCCTATGTCATCAAGGTGCGCGACGCTTCGGGTGGCCGCGACAAGAAGAGCGATGATGAGCCGGCGCAGGCCCGTCGCTGGGTGCTCTATACCGACATGGCCCTGACCACCTACAAGGGGCAAAATGGGCTTGATGTCGTGGTACGCTCGCTGAAAACGGCCAAGCCGCTGTCGGGCGTCAAGGTCGATCTCGTGGCTACCAATGGCGATACTTTGGGCGAAGTGCGCTCCGGCGCCGATGGCCGCGCCAGCTTCAACGGCGCGTTGCTCAAGGGCAAGGACGCCCTGACGCCCAAGATGATCATGGCCTATGGCGGCGCCGATGATTTCACCGCCGTCGATCTCGACCGTTCGCCGATGGACCTGACCTCGCATGGCGTCGGCGGCCGCAGCGAAGCGGGCGAAACCGGCACCGGCCGCGCTAACGCCACCGGCGTCGATTCCTACATGTATAGCGACCGCGGCATCTATCGCCCCGGCGAAACCGTCCGCCTCGTCGCCATGGTGCGCGATCCGGAAGGCAAGGCGATCAAGGACCGCAAGGGCTTCATCGTCGTCACCCGGCCTTCGGGCGTGGAAGCTTTCCGTTTCAGCTTCGAGAAGACGCCGCTCGGCTTTGCCAGCGTCAATGTCAACCTGCCGAAATCGGCGCCGCGCGGCCAGTGGGCAGCGCGTGTCGAACTGGTCGGTATGGACGAAGCGGCGGGCTCGACCAGCTTCGCGGTCGAGGATTTCGCGCCGCAGCGTCTGGGCGTTGATATCAAGGCCGACGCCACCAAGCCTTTGCTCTCAGCCGGCGAAACCCGTCCAGTGACCGTGGCGGCGCGCTATCTCTATGGCGCCATCGGTTCCGGCCTGCAGGTGACCGGCGAGGCGCGCATCCGCGCTGACGGCAACCCGTTCCCGAAATTCACCGATTACAGCTTCGGTGACGAAACCAAGCCCTACGAAGAGAAATATGTCGATCTGCCGGCCACCACGACCGATGGCCAGGGCAATGCCCTCTTCCCGTTCGATGCGGCGCTGGCGGGCGATACGACTGAACCTTTGACCGTGCTCCTGACCGCGTCGGTCTTTGAGCCCGGCGGCCGGCCGGTGCGCGAAAGCCAGACCCTGCGTATCAAGACCGCGCCGCTCTATCTCGGCGTCAAGGTCGATCAGAAGGACGGTTCGTGGAAGGATGCCCCGCGCATGGCCTTCAACATCATCGGCCTGACACCGCAGGGCGACAAGCGCGCCGTCAAGGGCGCCACCGTCAAGCTGATCTCGGAAATCTGGGATTACGACTGGTATATTTCCGACGGCAAATGGAACTGGCGCTCGACCCACCGCGACGTGGTGGTCTCGACCAAGGCCTATGATCTCAACGCCAATACCGGCGCGTCGTTTGAGCGCAATCTCGACTGGGGCGATTACCGCCTTGAGGTCGAGGTGCCGGGACAGGCCAAGACGGTCACGCGCTTCTCGTCGGGCTGGGGCTCGACGCAGAAGGGCACGGATGCGCCCGATTTCGTCCGCATCACCACGGGCAACAAGAGCTATAATCAGGGCGATACGGTCGAGGTGACGCTGAAGGGCCCCTATAAGGGCGAGGCGCAGATCGCCGTCGCCACCGATCACCTGATCGATCTCAAGACGGTCTCGATCGGCGAAAACGGCACCACAGTGCGGCTGAAAACCTCAGCCGCCTGGGGTGGCGGAGCCTATGTCATGGTCAGCGTCATGCAGCCGCGTGATCCGGTGACGGCCTCCAAGCCGCGCCGCGCCATCGGGCTCGTCTATGTGCCGCTCGATCCGAAATCGCGCAAGCTCGGCCTCAAGGTGCTGGCCAGCGATCAGCCGCAACGCCCGCAAACCGACAAAAACGGCCGCAACTTCATTGACGTGCCGGTTCAGGTCTCCGGTGTGAAGCTGGGCGATCGCGCCCGCGTCAGCATCGCCGTGGTCGATCAGGGCATCCTCAACCTGACCAAGTTCAAGTCGCCCGATCCGGTCGGCTGGTATTTCGGCAAGCGCGCGCTCGGCGTCGATTATAACGACGATTACGGCCGCCTGCTCGATCCGAACCTGGGCGCCGCCGCCCCCACCTATGGCGGTGATCAGTTGGGTGGCGAAGGCTTGACCACGACGCCGATCCGCACCATCGCCCTGTGGTCGGGCGTGGTCCAGACTGGCCTTGACGGCAAGGCCTATGTCCGCCTGCCGATCGAGAAGTTCAACGGCGAACTGCGCGTCATGGCCGTGGCCTGGACCGACGATGCCGTCGGCTCGGTCGACAGCCGCATGATCATCCGCGAGCCGGTGGTGGTCGATCTCGCCCTGCCGCGCTTCCTGGCGCCGGGCGACAAGGCCTTCGCCACGCTGGAACTCGACAATACCGACGGCAAGCCGGGCCTCTACACGGCCATCGTCAAGGGCCTGCAAGGTCTGGTCGTGGCGTTCGAGAAGGCGTTCAACCTCGACAAGGGCCAGCGCGTCATCGAATCCATCGCCATCAATGCGCCGAACCGCACCGGTGTCTCGTCTGTGCAGATCGGGCTGAACGGGCAGGGCTACGCCTTCAACGACAGCTTCAATCTCCAGACCCGCAACGGCTGGGGACCGCAGACCCGTGTCGCCACGGCATCGCAGGCGGTCAATACGGTGTGGACGCCGCCGGCCGATCTGCTGGCCGGTCTGCAACCCGGATCGGCCACGGTCGAGGTGTCGTATTCGCCCTTCCGCAATATCGATCCCGCGCCTCTGGCGGCCAACCTCGCCAAGTATCCTTACGGCTGCACCGAGCAGGTGACCTCGGCGGCGATGCCGTGGCTGTTCGTCTCGGAATTGCTGGTCGGCAAGACGGCGGCGAAACCTGGCAATGCGGCGCTGAAAGTGGCGGTCGACAAGATCCTCGATCGTCAGTCGGAAGACGGCGCCTTTGGTCTGTGGCGTCCGGGTGATGGCAATGCCGATGGCTTTATCGGCGCCTATGCCACCGACTTCCTGCTCGAAGCCAAGGCGCGCGGCGTCTATGTGCCGCAGGAGGCCATCGACAAGTCGCTGAACGCCATGCGTCAGATGGCGCGTCCCGATGGCTATGCCAATGTCAATTATCGCCTGAGCGTGCCGTCGAGCTGGAACTGGTTCGGCGTCTCCGGCGAGAAGCTGACCAAGCAGATGCGGTCACGCGCCTCGGCCTATTCGCTCTATGTGCTGGCCAAGGCGCATAGCGGTGATTTGGCCCGCCTGCGCTGGTATCACGATGTCCAGTTCAAGGAAGAACAGTCGCCGCTGGCCCGGGCTCAGGTGGCCGCCGGTCTGGCCATGATGGGTGATCGCGCCCGCGCACGCCAGAGCTTCCGCGAAGCTATCAAGTCGCTGGGTTATACCGATCCGAACGACTGGTATCAGACGCCCTTGCGCGATCTGGCCGGTGTCATTGCGCTGGCCTATGAGGCCGGTGAGGACGACATCGCCCGTTCGCTGACCGCGCGTCTGGAAAACGCCATGAAGAGCCCGTCGCAGATGAACACCATCGAGAGCGCCTATGTGCTCAAGGCGGCGTCCTACATGCTGAAAGCGACCGGTCCGGTGAAGATCCAGCCGCAGGGCGTCAAGGCCCTGCCGGGTGGTCTCAATGTCCAGCGCTTTGGTATCGGCGCGCTGGCCTCGGCTCAGCTGAAAAACACCGGCGCCGGCGCGATCTGGCGCACGGTCACGGTGATCGGCACGCCGCTGTCCGCACCGGGTGCGGAGAGCCATGGCATCAGTCTGGTCAAGACCTATTACGCGCTTGACGGGTCGCGCCTTGATCCCTCGAACATCACTCAGGGTCAGAAGATTCTGGTGGTGATCGCCGGCCGTTCGGACCGCGCCGAGTTGCGGCCCATCGTGGTCGATGACGCCTTGCCGGCGGGCTTCGAGATCGAATCGACGCTCACCAACGAGGACGCGCAAAACGGACCCTTCCGCTTTGTCGGGGAACTGACGGCGCTGAAGGTCTCGGAGGCGCGCGATGATCGCTTTATCGCCGCGCTCGACGTGTCGTCGTCGAACAGCTTCACCCTGGCCTATATCGCGCGGGCGGTGACGCAAGGCGACTTCTACCTGCCGGGTGCTGAGGCCAAGGACTTCTACCGTCCGGAAACCTTTGGCCGCACAGCCGGCGGCCGCACGGTGATTTCAGCACGTTAA
- a CDS encoding DUF4386 family protein encodes MSISSKLTGVAAISLAVVFNLPYGYLAQNFGYPDILRQPSGEVLAAFAAGGQGLIWAWYVFGLSVLAFVPLAIALSLTPDRLRRSAAVAVGAALAGALAGLVQGMGLLRWVFVVPILAQDPQSVIAQHQFDLMNAYAGVTVGEHMGQIFTGLFVGLVAVLQWQERKHWVATIGGLTTALMLAGSGGGLVLALGRSDELFSLFSITAYLALTLWLIVTGLGLVVAKRSPNRNRSSTPGAVTYG; translated from the coding sequence ATGTCGATATCGAGCAAATTAACGGGTGTTGCGGCCATCAGTCTCGCCGTTGTGTTCAATCTGCCGTATGGTTATCTGGCGCAAAATTTCGGCTATCCGGATATCCTGCGTCAACCCTCCGGCGAGGTGCTGGCGGCCTTCGCGGCCGGTGGCCAGGGCCTGATCTGGGCGTGGTATGTGTTCGGCCTGTCGGTGCTGGCTTTCGTGCCCCTGGCGATCGCGCTCTCCCTGACTCCTGATCGCCTCAGGCGGTCTGCGGCGGTCGCGGTCGGCGCGGCGCTGGCCGGAGCGCTGGCGGGGCTGGTGCAGGGCATGGGGCTGTTGCGCTGGGTGTTTGTGGTGCCGATTCTGGCGCAGGATCCGCAGAGCGTCATTGCGCAGCACCAGTTCGACCTGATGAACGCCTATGCCGGTGTCACCGTTGGTGAGCATATGGGACAGATTTTCACCGGCCTGTTCGTCGGTTTGGTCGCCGTTCTGCAATGGCAGGAGCGCAAGCATTGGGTGGCCACTATCGGTGGCCTGACGACGGCGCTGATGCTCGCCGGATCAGGCGGCGGACTGGTTCTGGCCCTCGGTCGTTCGGATGAATTGTTCTCACTGTTTTCGATCACCGCCTATCTGGCGCTGACGCTCTGGCTGATCGTGACGGGTCTGGGTCTGGTTGTGGCTAAGCGTTCCCCCAACCGGAACCGGTCATCTACGCCCGGCGCCGTTACGTACGGATGA
- a CDS encoding response regulator, producing the protein MSQFARVMVLVVDDNHYMRVIVGTMLRSIGITQIREASDGIDALEIVRDWRPDVIILDLMMEQLDGIEFTKLVRRGTDSPNPYVPIIMMTGHTDRRRVIEARDAGVNEFVAKPLTARALIDRMRSVIKNERGWVKSANYVGPDRRRRNNPNYKGPFRRVADKADGKM; encoded by the coding sequence TTGAGCCAATTTGCACGCGTAATGGTGCTCGTGGTTGACGACAACCACTACATGCGGGTGATTGTCGGCACCATGCTGCGGTCGATAGGCATCACCCAGATTCGTGAAGCCTCCGATGGTATTGATGCGCTGGAAATCGTGCGCGACTGGCGTCCCGACGTCATCATCCTAGACCTGATGATGGAACAGCTCGACGGCATTGAATTCACCAAGCTGGTGCGCCGCGGCACCGACAGCCCCAACCCCTACGTCCCCATCATCATGATGACCGGCCACACCGACCGCCGCCGCGTGATAGAGGCGCGCGACGCCGGCGTCAACGAGTTCGTGGCCAAACCCCTGACCGCGCGCGCTCTGATCGACCGGATGCGCAGCGTGATCAAAAACGAGCGCGGCTGGGTGAAATCGGCCAACTATGTCGGCCCCGACCGCCGCCGCCGGAACAATCCGAACTACAAGGGGCCGTTCCGCCGCGTCGCCGACAAGGCCGACGGCAAGATGTGA